A genomic stretch from Puntigrus tetrazona isolate hp1 chromosome 6, ASM1883169v1, whole genome shotgun sequence includes:
- the ddx17 gene encoding probable ATP-dependent RNA helicase DDX17 — protein sequence MRGSSSYGDRDRDRGRDRGPRFGSSRVAPAPPKKFGNPGDRLRKKKWDLDQLPKFEKNFYSEHPEVHHMSQYDVEEYRQKREITVRGSGCPKPVTNFHQAQFPQYVMDVLLQQNFKEPTAIQAQGFPLALSGRDMVGIAQTGSGKTLAYLLPAIVHINHQPYLERGDGPICLVLAPTRELAQQVQQVAYDYGKSSRIKSTCVYGGAPKGPQIRDLERGVEICIATPGRLIDFLEAGKTNLRRCTYLVLDEADRMLDMGFEPQIRKIVDQIRPDRQTLMWSATWPKEVRQLAEDFLHDYVQINIGALELSANHNILQIVDVCMENEKDNKLIQLMEEIMAEKENKTIIFVETKKRCDELTRRMRRDGWPAMCIHGDKSQPERDWVLSEFRSGKAPILIATDVASRGLDVEDVKFVINYDYPNSSEDYVHRIGRTARSTNKGTAYTFFTPGNLRQARDLVRVLEEARQAINPKLLQLVDTGRGGGGGGRMRYRGNNSGSNNPNLMYQDECDRRMRSVTGSNKGSRSNNMSRDARPGGSNRDDRMSSSYRDRSRDGRNNYNSGPSYNSGGGDQYQSCGGGGGGQYGSRGGSSHPGGAGGGGAGGQDQAGPPQGLFGPPPPTPPQPGPGPQPLMAQQFPPPPQPMMGFMGPGPYPFASPPPPLPPPPPRK from the exons ATGAGAGGAAGTTCCTCATATGGAGACCGTGACAGAGATCGAGGACGAGACAGAGG GCCTCGCTTTGGATCCAGTCGAGTTGCCCCAGCTCCACCCAAAAAGTTTGGGAATCCAGGAGATCGGCTGAGGAAGAAGAAATGGGACCTGGACCAGCTGCCCAAGTTTGAGAAGAACTTTTACAGTGAACACCCAGAGGTTCATCACATGAGTCAG TATGATGTAGAAGAATATCGCCAGAAGAGAGAGATCACTGTCAGAGGCTCTGGCTGCCCAAAGCCTGTCACCAACTTCCATCAAGCTCAGTTTCCTC AATACGTGATGGACGTGCTGCTGCAGCAGAACTTTAAGGAGCCCACTGCTATCCAGGCTCAAGGTTTTCCTTTAGCTCTCAGTGGCAGGGACATGGTGGGCATCGCTCAGACCGGCTCCGGAAAAACACTGGCT TATCTGCTGCCCGCCATAGTGCATATTAACCATCAGCCGTACCTCGAGAGAGGGGATGGGCCCATT TGCCTTGTGTTGGCACCGACACGTGAATTAGCCCAGCAGGTGCAGCAAGTGGCTTATGACTATGGCAAATCATCTCGGATCAAGAGTACCTGTGTGTATGGAGGAGCCCCTAAGGGTCCACAAATCAGAGATTTGGAACGAG GTGTTGAAATCTGCATTGCCACACCTGGCCGTCTGATCGATTTCCTGGAGGCGGGAAAAACCAACCTGCGTCGTTGCACCTACCTGGTGCTGGATGAGGCTGATCGTATGTTAGACATGGGATTTGAACCCCAAATTCGCAAAATTGTTGACCAAATTAGA CCTGACAGACAGACTCTCATGTGGAGTGCCACCTGGCCTAAAGAGGTTCGTCAGCTGGCCGAAGACTTCCTCCATGACTATGTCCAAATCAATATAGGAGCTCTAGAATTGAGCGCCAACCACAACATCCTGCAGATAGTGGATGTCTGCATGGAGAATGAAAAAGACAACAA gCTAATTCAGCTGATGGAGGAAATCATGGCTGAAAAGGAGAACAAAACCATCATCTTTGTCGAGACAAAGAAACGTTGTGATGAACTCACTCGGAGAATGAGAAGAGATGG GTGGCCTGCGATGTGTATTCATGGTGACAAGAGCCAGCCAGAGAGGGACTGGGTACTATCAG AGTTCCGCAGTGGAAAAGCTCCGATTCTGATTGCTACTGACGTTGCTTCACGGGGTCTGG ATGTGGAGGACGTTAAATTTGTCATCAACTATGACTATCCAAACTCTTCGGAGGATTATGTTCATCGTATTGGGCGGACAGCCCGCAGCACCAACAAAGGAACGGCCTATACCTTCTTCACCCCTGGGAACCTTCGGCAGGCTCGTGATTTAGTCCGGGTTCTTGAGGAGGCTAGACAGGCCATCAATCCCAAACTTCTGCAGCTGGTGGACACAGGCCGTGGGGGAGGTGGAG GTGGAAGGATGCGCTATCGTGGCAACAACTCGGGCTCAAATAATCCCAACCTGATGTACCAGGATGAATGCGATCGCCGCATGCGCTCTGTAACTGGAAGTAACAAGGGCAGCCGCAGCAACAACATGAGCCGTGACGCAAGGCCAGGTGGGAGCAACCGCGACGACCGCATGTCCTCTTCTTACAGAGACCGCAGCAGGGATGGACGAAACAACTACAACTCAGGACCCTCCTACAACAGTGGAGGAGGTGACCAATACCAGAGCTGTGGGGGCGGAGGAGGGGGGCAGTACGGCTCCAGAGGGGGAAGCTCACATCCAGGTGGGGCCGGTGGTGGAGGTGCAGGAGGGCAAGATCAAGCTGGACCTCCCCAAGGTCTGTTTGGACCACCTCCACCAACTCCTCCTCAGCCTGGGCCAGGTCCACAACCTCTCATGGCACAGCAGTTCCCTCCTCCACCACAGCCTATGATGGGGTTCATGGGTCCTGGGCCATACCCTTTTGCCTCACCACCACCAccccttcctcctcctcctcctagAAAATAG